One segment of Tenrec ecaudatus isolate mTenEca1 chromosome 1, mTenEca1.hap1, whole genome shotgun sequence DNA contains the following:
- the GBA1 gene encoding lysosomal acid glucosylceramidase — MLSDSSKGECPKQPPSRVGIMAATLVGLLLLQAVSWASGAYPCIPQSFGYSSVVCVCNATHCDSLDPLKLPAPGTFSLYETTRSGRRMELSQGTFQASHTGTGLLLTLQPQQKFQKVKGFGGAMTDAASLNILALSPTVQNKLLRSYFSEEGIEYNIIRVPMASCDFSIRTLTYADTPDDFQLSNFSLLEEDTKLKIPLIHRALNMTQRPLSLFASPWTSPTWLKTNGAVNGKGSLKGQPGDIYHQTWAKYFVKFLDAYAEHNLRFWAVTAENEPSAGLISGYPFQCLGFTAEHQRDFIARDLGPALANSTHRNVQLLMLDDQRLLLPHWAKVVLKDPEAAKYVHGIAVHWYLDFLAPAKSTLGETHRLFPDTMLFASEACVGSKFWEQSVRLGSWSRGVQYSQSIITNLLYHVAGWTDWNLALNPEGGPNWVRNFVDSPIIVDIAKDTFYKQPMFYHLGHFSKFIPEGSQRVGLAASETTELDAVALIRPDGSAVVVVLNRSSKDVPLTIEDPAVGFLETMAPGNSIHTYLWRRQ, encoded by the exons ATGCTTTCAGATTCTTCCAAAGGC GAATGTCCCAAGCAGCCGCCGAGCAGGGTAGGCATCATGGCTGCCACCCTCGTGGGATTGCTTCTACTTCAAGCAGTGTCGTGGGCATCAG GTGCTTACCCCTGCATCCCTCAAAGCTTTGGCTACAGCTCGGTGGTCTGTGTCTGCAATGCCACACACTGTGACTCTCTTGACCCCCTGAAACTTCCCGCCCCTGGCACCTTCAGCCTCTATGAGACCACACGTAGTGGACGTCGGATGGAGCTGAGTCAGGGGACCTTCCAGGCCAGCCACACAGGCACAG gcttgctgctgaccttgcagccacaACAGAAGTTCCAGAAAGTGAAGGGATTTGGAGGGGCCATGACGGACGCGGCCTCTCTCAACATCCTTGCGCTGTCACCCACTGTGCAGAACAAGCTGCTCAGATCCTACTTCTCTGAGGAAG GGATCGAGTACAACATCATCCGGGTACCAATGGCCAGCTGCGACTTTTCCATCCGTACCTTGACGTATGCCGACACCCCTGACGATTTCCAGCTGAGCAACTTCAGTCTCCTTGAGGAAGATACCAAGCTCAAG ATACCCTTGATTCACCGAGCCCTGAATATGACCCAGCGCCCCCTGTCGCTCTTCGCCAGCCCCTGGACATCGCCCACTTGGCTGAAGACCAATGGGGCAGTGAATGGGAAGGGGTCACTCAAAGGCCAGCCAGGGGATATCTACCACCAGACCTGGGCCAAATACTTTGTCAA GTTTCTAGATGCCTATGCAGAGCATAACTTGCGGTTCTGGGCGGTGACGGCCGAGAACGAGCCTTCGGCCGGTCTCATCAGTGGGTACCCGTTTCAGTGCCTGGGCTTCACAGCGGAACACCAGCGAGACTTTATTGCCCGTGACCTGGGCCCCGCCCTCGCTAACAGCACCCACCGCAATGTCCAGCTGCTCATGCTGGATGACCAGCGCCTGCTGCTGCCCCATTGGGCCAAGGTG GTGCTGAAGGATCCGGAGGCGGCCAAGTACGTTCATGGCATCGCTGTGCACTGGTACCTGGACTTTCTGGCTCCGGCCAAGTCCACGCTGGGAGAGACGCACCGCCTATTCCCCGACACCATGCTCTTTGCCTCGGAGGCCTGCGTGGGCTCCAAGTTTTGGGAGCAGAGCGTGCGGCTGGGTTCCTGGAGCCGGGGGGTGCAGTACAGCCAGAGCATCATCACG AATCTTCTCTATCACGTGGCTGGCTGGACAGACTGGAATCTCGCCCTGAACCCTGAAGGGGGCCCCAACTGGGTCCGCAACTTTGTCGACAGCCCCATCATTGTGGACATCGCCAAGGACACCTTTTACAAACAGCCCATGTTCTACCACCTGGGCCACTTCAG CAAGTTCATTCCGGAGGGTTCCCAGAGAGTGGGGCTGGCTGCCAGCGAGACGACCGAGTTGGATGCAGTGGCGCTGATACGCCCCGATGGCTCTGCAGTTGTGGTCGTGCTGAACCG TTCCTCCAAGGACGTGCCTCTCACCATTGAGGACCCTGCTGTGGGCTTCCTGGAGACGATGGCGCCAGGCAACTCCATCCACACCTACCTGTGGCGTCGCCAGTGA